aaatggtaatgagaatgataataaataagggAACTTGAGGAAATTGGAATGAAAATATAGTAGGTAACAaataagggaataggaggaaatggtaatCAATCAGCAGACAGAAAATGGATAACAAATAggggaagagaataatgaataagggaACAGGGGGAAATGGGAAtgtgaatgataatgaataagggaaatgaaaatatgatcatgaataaaggaataaaaggagtgtacgtgtttgtgtgttgttgaaCAATAGCATGGTTTCATataatgtgacgtcaaatctCCTGGGTCAAAAAGGAGGGAGCCGAAAGATGAAAAGAGCTGGAGGGATGTTTATATTAGGACACTGCCCCCATGGACCCCACATAAGGTAAACTAACTTGACTTAGCATTTTCTAATTTCCCACTAGCGGGGCTTTACACAAATGGCATGGTCCTTCAAGCCAATTAGTTTTCTTGTGTTGTGACGCAAGGAGAATTGTGGGTCTAACTATGACATTAAATCCGACACGAATGTTTTGACGAGGTGAATAATCTAAggccttggaaaaaaaaaaaaagaaaagaaaaggagtagaaaTGATAATGGATGGCAGGGCATACGTATGAACAAAGAAGGATGATGAGCTCCAGTAACACGCAACACTCACCGTGGGCAGACTCGACACCAACCAGCAGCACCACGGCCAGGCTCACCACCCACGCCCACCTGCCGCCTCTCATCAcgccccacaccaccacaacacgccTTGATTTGTCCCTGCTGGCCGAAATTAGCATGTGACAAGTCCTCACGTCCGAAGATCCTCCATCACACTCACAGTCACACTCATACTCTCTGACACTCAGTTATGTTGCCACACTCAGTTCCCGTCAGGTCAAGCTGCCCTCCCCCTAGGACATGCCTCTTTTACAACTGCCGACTGGTGATACTTATCAAGTCAAAACATCAGTATATTATTACAAGGAAAACGAATGACACAGCAACTAGTTTCCGCTGCATAAATCTATGAAATATTTCTACTTGGCATTGTCACTGACTGCTTATCACTTTACAACAAACAAATGATAGTCGCACATCTGACAGTTGCAAAACAATAACCAGGGAAATTTTGCAAAACATTTACATGTGACAGTAACGTTTGTAATTATGATATCATCGGAATGCATAAATATATTTCCTGTAGATCCTTTTGTTGATGAAATATACGTGCAGTTTTAGAAGAAAACGGGATTATGGTTATAAAGAAAGATTTGCAATATTATAGATCCCTTTCATTAGATCATCGTAACCCTCAAGCGAAGGAAGAAATCTTGTTTAAACACTATCAATGGTGCCCTAACCACCGTGTACAGGTAGGCAGCTCCCACACCCCAAACAGCTGAGGCTCAAGGTCAAGAGTGCTCAGGTAGTCATAACAACAGTCAACACAGGCGGAGGCTACCGGCGGAAAGTGGTGGGCTTTCTTGTGTTGTAGCTGCCTTGTGTGTTGTTTCCCGACACTGTCTGGTTAACTGAAGGCAAAacgtgtgtttggagtgtgagaggtgagtgcagaACAGATGGCAAGCTAACTACGTAACAGACGGAGGCCACAGACTTGTCAGAGTACTTCATTCCGGatgattcttttattttttttatttatttatttattttttttttttggtagttcTCGATCTGTTCAATGAACGTAGATTTTGTTTTCATCGCaaatgatttcttttttttcttctattactcaTCTCCCCAAACCCCACCCTATTTCCTCAAAAATGCTGTtttgcgataaaaaaaaaaaaaaaaaaaacggcacattgatacaaaacaaacaaaaatctaCTAGAAGAAAATAGTCTTGTCGTCACGGAGTACCACAGCAATAAGTCACAGTATTTTTGAGGAagagtatttttcattttaagcTGCACGCCTCTGGCTAGGCCAACGTCACCAAACTTGTTTCATGTAATTTAATCaaagctaacctaacataaGTAATGTAATCTAGTCCAGGTGATACCCATCACTGACAGATATATTCCTCAGATTGAATTAACCTTAGCAAAGTtatctaacctaatcaaactggCAAGGctaagaaatgaatatgaagtTGTTAGGTACATGATTTCTCTTCCTAAAACTTGGTGATGCACTGTAAATAGTCAAATTAACACCCACCTTGAGCAGACAGCTTCTTCAAACTAATTCAAACATTTCAAACAGAATCGCTTCTCTTTCCACAAGATGACATAAATCACTGATTGACTAGCTTAATTCTGTATTTCTACATTcttgaagaaattaataaattatTGTGATTAAATTCACGGATGTGACATACACACGTGCTGATGAATATGCCTCTACTGATGTCCCTCATTGCTCACTTGTACATCACACACATGGATGCATCACTTGTCATTATTGCTTTTAATGCTGTCagtttaatattctttttaataCTAGCATGAATGAGCAGTAAGCCTTATGtgttttagcatttttttttttacttcaacatttatattcatcattaattattttatgatgttgtttgtttttgaaGTGATGGTGAGTCATGTTGGGTACAAAGCAGAGGAGCAAGATCATCTCAGCCTTACAAACCATGCTTGTGCAGGTGCTGTCAGTGGGGCAGTTGCTCGGGCTATTTTACAACCTCTTGATGTCCTCAAAATTAGGTTCCAAGTAAGTTTACTTTATGATACAGTATCCTAATGATGTGCCTCCATATGtcatatgtatgcatgtatgggTTATTGCCTACCCTGGCTCTATCTACAGGTCTGTTTCATTTCCAGTTAGGACAAATGGTATACAATTATCCTCCCTTGCAGATTGGGTGATAAATGGTTACCTGGGAAAACCTTGGGAACATAAAGTGTTGTAGCCTGGAAACCAAATTCAGCCTAGTGGCCTTGGGTAAGGGATTCTTATTTATCACAACTTCAACTTGTAAATAGAAAGTAGACATTATAGATGGAACAGACTgcatataaatgtccattgtgATGGGTTGACTACTAAAGTCTGATATATGGTAAAGGCCTCAATACTTGCAAATGGTAAGCATATAACCATACATGATTTTTACGATCTTATCTGTGGGAATCCTAATGCATCCAAGAAATATTTACCTAGTGGACAAGCCATTAGTCACATACTATAAATATCTACAAGAAAGTTGAGAATCTATTGAGATTACAAAAAAAGGCACAAGGTAATGAATTATAATCTTTAACCTTATTATTTGTAAATACACTTGGAAAAAGTATTGCATAAGGCAATACTATTTCTTCTAAACTTTTCACTGTACCATTAGAGGAAGTCTTTAAGAAATTAATGGGATAAATTTAGATGAATAGGAGTCAAAACTATTTACAAGGCTTTACATAGTGAAAAAGGCCTCAAGGTTGCCATCTCTGCCTTACAAGGCAAAGGAAAACTCACTCCCCAAAGCTGAAAATGATTTTCCAAACACTGTCTAGAAAGAACAGGTAAAACTCAAATGAGACAAATGCTATGCAATATTCTGGGGACAACTGCCTCAAGATGACAACTACCAACTGTTTTCCCACAATATTACAACACTAAAATCTCAGCTCAGCTCAACTTTAATTTCTTAAAAGACATATATTGTTGCCTACAAATTAACAGGTCCAGGGAGAATTAAGATTTTAGACCAGTGATTCTTAACTGCGGGTTGCGACCCAAAGTTGGGTCACTAGGCCATTTTATTGGGTTGCCAAAATAGCTATTCAAAATGTTATCAAAGTAATAATCCTGAGTATAGGATACCTGATTCAGGCTAAGCAAATCATAGACAGACAACTTAATTTAGAGACCTGTGTTTTGATTATGTTtgactatttctttattttctttaattaacagCTTCAGGTTGAGCCAAtagcaaaaagaggaggaggtttgtATCAAGGATTGGTGCAAAGCACATATACAATAGCAAGGACTGAGGGACTGTCTGCCCTATGGAAGGGACATAATGCAGCCCAGGCTCTGAGTATCACATTTGGCATGGCTCAGGTAAAAGTTTTTCTATGATATATTTACAGtcttatatgtaaaaaaaaaaaaaaaaaaatgcaccttaTGGCTGAGAGGAATCCTGAATAGTGTAAGTAAAATGTGAGATGAGGATGGTGAAGTATGCaagagtgtgtatgtatgcactaGTGaactagaaaacaaaatatagaaatcaactattattattattattttattttattattattattattattatttttattgttgttattattattattttatttttatttatttatttattttccaaaaaGACATTTGTGATGAATAACAAGAATGTAAGGGAGTGTCACATGTGTGGATGAAGTGGTGGGCAAATGGGGAGGGTCTAGACCAAATGAGAATGTTGGGTGTCCCATTTCCATGCCATTGTTGTACCCTGATAATGTCTTTACACTTACAAAGGCAACATACATGTGTTTGATTACTAAATGTTACTGTAAAATCCCATATTGCATATACTATTTGTGAATTCTGATCAAGTAATCTGCTTTCTTTAGAATACATAAATTGTGTGTGGATTATGTTTTTCAGTTTTGGAGTTACTCACTTTTGACTAGAGCAGCAAGTGAGTATGGTGCAGGTCAAGGGCATCTTTCTCACGGTGTGTGTGGGGCCCTGGCAGGACTATTTGCTACAATCACATCTTTCCCTTTTGATATAGTGCGAACAAGATTAATTGCCCAAGGTTACCCAAAGGTAAAATATGACATTAAATTGTGTGGAAATTGAAATTAACTTTACTCAGTTATGCTTTTTATGTACATTTATGAATTCACCATAAGTGATTCTTAGACAATATTTCTTAAAAGTCTTCTCCATCCAGTGTTATACTGGAATGAGGAATGCTGTGATAAAGATGGTGAatcaagaaggaacaaagaGCTTGTGGAAGGGCTTGCTGCCAACTCTGGTCATGAGTGCTCCTTATTCAGGACTTGTATTTTACTTCTACAGTGCCTATCAAGCATTAATGACAAAATGGCTCCTGAAAGGTAGGTAGATTGAATATTACATAGCAAATGTAAGAGATTTCTACTAAATGTTCTTGTACAAATTTTACTTAATGTTCTTGCAGTACACTACATAAGAAACGGAATCTTTCATTGCAGattcctttattaatttattaatcACATGCATACATCAGCACTCTGTTGGTCTTTACTGTTCTTGTACAGTTAGTATGGTgaggtttatttgtttatatgttttAAAATATCAGGCAAATCTCAACCCATGACAGTATTATtttataaacagaaaaaaaaaaaagttcaactcATCATGTGCATAGTCCTTAGCAGCACTAAAATAAGttaatgttttcctttatatttggCTCATTTTATAATTCCAGGTCCAGTTTTAACCAGAACAAAAGGAACATACAAATACAAACATATTTACAGATATATAAATTATAcatatttattcacaatagattaattttttatttatttacaaacaCTGACAATCTTGGACTTTTGCatttttacaggaaaagagaatgagtgGCTGAGCACTTCAGCAGTGACTGGTTTAGTAGCTGGGGGATGTGCAAAGACTTGTGTGTATCCTTTAGATGTGCTTAAGAAGAGGCTACAGATACGAGGCTTTGAAGGAGCTCGTGAGCAGTTTGGGAAGGTTGgttattttcctttgtgtatTTTCCTATATTTTACCTTATGTTTACATCAGGTTAATTTTCTGTATTGATAAAATGTAATTTATATAAAAGGAAGCTATAGAAATATGTATGTCTATTGAAGCAGTGCTAGAATGTCTTAAGATGGTTGCATGATTTAGGTGCtatgagggatggatggagggatgtCTAATGACTATCTGTTGGAGATAAAACTTAAGAATAGATATGCAGTGGATTAGAGCTGGGAAAATTAAACGTGATTTGGAAGTTTTGTGTGTTAGTGAAAATATCTGGATAAATTGAAATATAAGTGTAATGCAGTGAGAGTAGGACAAGGTACAATGAAAGAATAATGACAGCTATTTGATAAGATAGTAATGCTTCTGCATATTATGATAAGAGTTAAATTTGGCAATATTTGGTAGATATGTGAATCTGCTGATTGCCAGTGGTAGAGAGTGGAATGTCAAATTGAAAGAGGTGGTTGAGGGATTTGAAAAATAGGAttttgatgaagaaaaagaacaagaaaaaattaaatatataaaaactgcATTTGGTAGGTGGTTGGTCTTACCGTCTGCCATTCTCCAGTTAAGGAGAAATAGTATACTTTAGTTTTGTATAGTGAGTTCCCTGGGGAGGTGGTATTTCAATTGTTTAAGACTATGTCAGAGAAAATTGATTAATATATTTAGAGATGAAGACTGGAACTAATCAATTAGCTAAGAAAATTATGACCAGAAATTATTAACTGAATCTAGCTTGGTTGCAAGAGGTATATCTATGGAGCAAGAAGAATAGATTGTGTGTGGTAGAAATTTgtaccgccgtggtacagtggaaccatgtatgctttggagtccgaggggtctccaagtgcacgggttcgaatcctgtccacggtccaagtgtaggttgggcttcctcacttggggcaacggtttcctagcgggtgggctttgagatagggggtacccaaaaagtatcccctttagcccagaaattcccataaaaagcccacatggtatagattaaaaaaaaaaaaaaaaaatgaaaagtagctGTGAATGCAAAAATGGAAATTAAAACCTGTTTTATACTTCATTGATCAGGTGAGGTGCTGGGAACAGAATTGGTCTGTCTATTGCAGTGCAGCATAAAGGGGATTGTCAGCCTCATGTATAGCCAGAATATTATGATTGAGAATTATTACAtgtttttatgaatttttcAATGCAGCTTAAGGAATATTATACATACAAGTAGTATATGAATTTAACTTTTATCCTTACCTTCAGGTTGTTGTTTACAAAAGTCCATGGAGTTGTGTGTTTCAAGTCACAAGACAAGAGGGCATCTTAGCATGGTATAAAGGGCTCTGGCCAGCCATGATAAAGAGTGGATTAACATCTGGGGTTATATTTCTAACTTATGAAACCATATGCCAGTTGCTTTCACATttacaaaacaaagaaggaaatggacgCATTGAATAGTATTTATAAAGACCTGTGATATTTAGCCCATAATAATTgtctatatattatttttaacaAGGTTAATATATACTGTTTGTAGTTACCTTCAGTTTGGTCTTGTTCAGTGGTTGGCATACTGTTTTCagttgtatatataattttttatgaTAGAAATAATGTCTAACTCATACATAGTAATCTAATAGTTTTCTTAAAAATCTGCGAATTCTTATGATAGACCAAACTTCAGGCTATTagctttatttcttaatttgttCATAACTTTGAGAACCAGTCAACTTAAAAGAACTGCATACATgcatattattgttgttattgttcaaaTAACTTGTTATTCAAAACTATATTCATCCTCCTACCATATGCTCTAATATGTACATGTGTTTATACACATACATCATGTTGCTCAGGAAATATAGATGCAAAGCAATTTTACCAACCACTTAATAGTAATTATTCCCACTCTTcaaacactaccacacaccCTTGCGAACTTGGAGCTTTTCTGTTTTCATCATCCTCACTGCCACTGTTTCGTTCTAACTGCAACCCTCTCAGACTCCCTATCCTTGTCTGAATTCAGTGATCACTCAAATGTTCTTgctatctcttccttctagAATCCATCTCAATCAACATCTACTGGTAGCACAAACACTTAGGGTCAATGTTTTGTAGTATTTAAGTACAGTGCATAAAGATGTATCATGAGAAGCGGTTTTAGAACGATACTTCTTCAGGGAACTGTGGGAGCGTTGATTGCTTCCTACTTAATATTAAAACAGCCAAATCACCAGCAACTTGGCTCATAGTGAATGTCCCAATTAAAAACTCTTACTTCATTATCTAAACTCTTACTTCATTATCTAAACTCACTTTTGCATCACTCACAGCTTAAGAAACTGAGTTGTGAATGTACATTGTATGTAGATGGTTGCCTTGGCTATCCTCCATTGAGAGAGATGTCAGTCTGACATATTGATAGGAGGTAGTATATAGAAATCTCATGTGTCTGTATGAATATTTAAATATACATGTTGATATATCAATACAAAATCTTTTCATAAagtactgtctttttttttcttaacaacTACATAAGGTGGAGTCAAGAGATAGGATTTTGTAGTAGAACTTGCTgcacaaacagaaaataaaccAAGCTGGATGTGTCAGTCACTTGGTTGTTTAAcatatttccaaaggcttttgCTTTATAAGAGATGACAATACAGTGAGCAGCATCAGAGCATCAACTTTTCTTAAAAGCTTAGGAAACAATTTTACACAGATTTGTTTTAGAAACATCCAAACTTCAGTTGACAATGATTAGCATTCTAGTAGACCATCATCATGCTGAAATCCACATGCCACTGACCACGTGCACAATTTGGTTATGGAAAATTGCTGGTCAGTCATCCAAAAAATTGTTAATGAAATTTTGATGATGACATACAGAATATGCATTAACTGTAGTGAAAAATGTctagatataagaaaatgaacCAATTATATATGTAACCATGTGTTTTCAGTTCTAATGACCTACGTGACAAATTTAACAATGCTTTACACATGCCAGTAAATATAATGGTGATGCTTTAATGAAATGATTGGTTCTAGATGTTATTCCTTTTCACCATTTGTGGTGCCTTGACATTACTTGAGGCATGCTGAAATTTACCAACCATTAGTGATTCTGACTTTCTGAAAACCATGATTAGTCTTGGGTGTACCAAAAGTCCAAGGCCTAGTTACTACAATGAAAGTTGTCAGCATCCTTGAAgctaaaaaaaatgcaaggcaGGCGAAGAACTTAGTCAAATTAATGATggttgatttgatttttttacaACCATCACATCACTAACATGCACCAAGCACCCAAACTGCCAACAAATTATGAGATTCTCCAGTATCTGCACAATACAATTTGGTGTAAAAGACCAGACTTGTGAATCACTTAACTGCTAGCTGCATCATGATGGTAACACAACCCATTCATCACATTAGATATGGGATTTTGTTGGGCAGAGCATATAATTCTTTTATCTCAGGTTCCATGTTCTCTAGATATGTCAATTTCCATAGTTAATATGCTGCTGAAAGATTATTTGTGAGGCAAAGGAACATCATGAAGAATGTGATGACAGCCTTTCTGAAAGGACCTTTGAAACCATTTTCCATGACTGAGAAACCACTGAGTTGGGTGTGTGGAGTTACGAGGAATCTGCTTCAAAGATCAGTAagagttgaaataaaaaaaaatatcccagTCTAAATCTAGATACTTTTAGGACAAGTTAAAAAGTTTTTGCAGCACACTAAGGTATTAATTTACTACATTTATTTGAAATTCATTGTACATTAATCTAATTTCACtaaaaaatatgtacatataCAGTATGTAGTAATAAGcttatgtatatatttcatgTTTTACTGTTATGAATTTCTCACAAGATATGATCTATCTCATATGTGCATAAGATATCTTTCATTGTGTGTTGGGGGCACTAATCTTTTCCCTACCTTGTGCCACAGAGCTGGCATGACCCCAAATGTTGCTCACTGAATATGCCACTTTCAAGAAAACTTATCACATTTGATTTTTGAGTGTCATTGCTATCTGGCCTTGCTTCACAACCCACTTCTCATTCTTGGTACAGTGCACAGATACAATTCTATATAGTATTACATGTTCTAgtacttcaacacacacacacacacacacacacacacacacacacacacacacacacacacacacacacacacacacacacacaagcatagtCTGTGCAGTCATTAAGATTTATGGCAGAACTGCATTACTATGACAGGTCATGTCAACCACAACAATTACACTTATACCACATAAATTACAACTTactaatttgttgtttttacttgCCTGTTGTCGATATGATAAAATACTGAACACATTATGATGCTATTGAATTTTTGCAaattacatacacatacatcatTTGCACTACATTGCATTATTCCAAATTGTCATTTAAACATtcaattaagtctctctctctctctctctctctctctctctctctctctctctctctctctctctctctctctctctgtaaattgCAACTCCATTTTTCCCCACTGTCCACAGATCCCACGTGTggccagaacacacacacacacacacacacacacacacacacacacacacacacacacacacacacacacacagaacatctAACTTATCACTCAGCAATTTCTGAACAGGGCACACAAGCAGGTTTTCTGTTACATACCTTGAAACTTCATTCCTTCATGTCTTCACCtgacatgtgaaaaaaaagaaagaaaaaaaaaaatattggctgTCATTagtttccctcctcttcatttaaTGTAcgaccttatatatatatatatatatatatatatatatatatatatatatatatatatatatatatatatatatatatatatatatatatatatatatatatatatatatatatatatatatatatatatatatatatatatatatatatatatatatatatatatatatatatatatatatatatatatatatatatatatatatcaagaagCTTTATATCTCatctagttaaaaaaaaaaattctttctcAAGTCATTTCCATTACTTCTCCATGGTTACTGATTCTATACAAAGCCCTCAGCATGAAGTCCGGCTTCCATATATACATATGGATTTCATTAACATAACCTTTATCAGAATTAATGCAGtcaatttttttgtattattcatgtgtctatctgtctgtgtgtctgtcatatatttttttttattcacctatttatctattcatttattattttttcatggaGGGAATgtataagaagagaaaacttaTCAAGCTAGACTCCCTTTGCCCTCTATCACTATCCCACCTGCTATCCCCTCATTCCTTGCTGTCAAGACCAAGGCCTATTTTGTGTGCCTTGGTAAGACCAacccaaggaatatacaagggGCCAACCCCTCCCCGATCCATACGATCCATACGTGTTATTTCCAGAACAAACAAGAAAGACGATCGAGTACAATCTTTATccttaaagtatatatatatatatatatatatatatatatatatatatatatatatatatatatatatatatatatatatatatatatatatacacacacacacacacacacacactatggtgAATACAGGGTGGCCTCCGTTGTTTGTGGTGGAAAATGTGGCTTATGATGAAGGCTAGATGAAGTTACATTGAGCTGTTCAAGGGTGTTTCCTGTGTCCTACTGATAGTGACAATACTTCTACATTACTGttaggataaacactcttgagaacccagctaatcatctctgtggtctttgaaaacaatTGTGATGAGAGatcgatttttttattttttttgtttcccccGTCTTACACGTTCCCTTGTATGTTTTTCCCTTGAGTCTAACCTGTCAGCTGTCACGTGAAGCCTACcatttctattagtttttgtatctatctatctatctatctatatctatatatatatatatatatatatatatatatatatatatatatatatatatatatatatataaagatagatttttttttctttcgatcTATGAAGGACTTTCGATGTATTTAGAAAACCtaaataagaaattaatgtTTCAATCACGGTTTCTTTCTGCCATCTTCCCGTTAAGCTAGCGTTGCAGATAGAGATTCTGGACATCTTTACTAACACCTGATCATAATGAaaacatgtaaaagaaaaaaaaaaaaaaaacgcccccTCAGTTTAGGTATTTACATTATCTGTTGTaaaaaggtataaaaaaaagtaaacaagtaaacaatcaAACCAACGCCAATATCAAAGGTGGTTAAGGGGACTGCATAGAGTTTGATgaatcatgaagaaaaatgaatggaaTTTAATGAAACTTAATCAAAATGTCAAAACTACCATACAAATGAGCCCTACCAAATTTTAAGAAATTttgattattaatttttttttttttttttattgcatctaCTTTATCAGTTTTGGTCATACAGTGTATTTTCATACATCATTTTAAAGAGGATTTCCATATCTATCAAACAAACTGatgaaatttgaaaaaaatgtttttgtctttttttcagatatacaaatcataaaaatatgaaaaaaaatgaaaaaaaattctttcaaTTTAATTTCATGTAAACCGTATTTTtaatatataattaatttatcAGACAGAAATCATCTACACACCATACTctgcaaagaaaaattaacagaataaaaattagtttaaaaatgaaaaatgtagtTACTCATAGAGACATCACAATGCATCAAAAATCCATTCTTGAGAAAACGGCTCTCAAAGTTAAGCTATGATTTACTCCTATAACAATCCATTTCTCAGAAAATTTTACTTAATAAATTTTATAGGTCTTTTAATGTagtttccaaaaaaaaaaaaaaaaaaaaaaaaaaaaaaaaaaacgatttgaAATTgggtaattaataaaaaaaaagacagtaatTATGGTATCAGTAACGTTTTTCCGTGACGGCAattgaaaaaatgggaaatgttGCCATATCATACAATAAGCTTTATGCAAATCAATCTTAGGAGGTTCAGGCTCTTCCATACGACCCATGAGGTGGCTTGATACCCACAAAATGCCTAAACTATCGCGTTCAAGACTAAACAGACGTGCGATCATGTCCGGGATTGCTTCTATCTACAATCCACTGAAAgcaaacgagaggagagaggagacaagtgaggagagaatcgagtctccttccaccagcaccaacatgaccaccaccaccaccagctgttgGTTGCTTCCTCGTCCAGTTCCAGCAATAGTTTCTTGGGTAATGTTGAATCTGAGAGTTCTGCTGCATTGAGGAAGAGGCTAGTAGCTAATAAACTACCTGTTCTAACACCAACAAGTCATGAAAGTGGAATAATAAGCATCAGTTCTCGCAATGATTTTGCCAGCATAATCATTGCGAGAACTGCAGGATGCTCcactacacacactacacttggTTTTTGCTGGCAATATAATTGACAGAACTGATGCTTATTATTCCACTTTCATGACTTGTTGGTGTTAGAACAGGTAGTTTATTAGCTACTAGCCTCTTCCTCAATGCAGCAGAACTCTCAGATTCAACATTATCC
The sequence above is drawn from the Portunus trituberculatus isolate SZX2019 chromosome 41, ASM1759143v1, whole genome shotgun sequence genome and encodes:
- the LOC123517128 gene encoding mitochondrial thiamine pyrophosphate carrier-like, which gives rise to MVSHVGYKAEEQDHLSLTNHACAGAVSGAVARAILQPLDVLKIRFQLQVEPIAKRGGGLYQGLVQSTYTIARTEGLSALWKGHNAAQALSITFGMAQFWSYSLLTRAASEYGAGQGHLSHGVCGALAGLFATITSFPFDIVRTRLIAQGYPKCYTGMRNAVIKMVNQEGTKSLWKGLLPTLVMSAPYSGLVFYFYSAYQALMTKWLLKGKENEWLSTSAVTGLVAGGCAKTCVYPLDVLKKRLQIRGFEGAREQFGKVVVYKSPWSCVFQVTRQEGILAWYKGLWPAMIKSGLTSGVIFLTYETICQLLSHLQNKEGNGRIE